A stretch of Leucobacter aridicollis DNA encodes these proteins:
- a CDS encoding tRNA pseudouridine synthase A: MIRLRLDIAYDGTDFSGWATQPGLRTVQGEIEAALATLLRTAEGELRLTVGGRTDAGVHARGQVAHLDVTPEQFAKWGASQRRGTTAPAGAVADGAAAGDPDRAAAPQHPDKEAARLMTRRLNGVLQRGASDIAIHAVAPAPAGFDARFSALRRRYEYRLRPENARRDPLTARFTADVPRVLDLATMQRVSEDLLGLQDFTTFCKAREGATAVRELLAFAWRETEDGAYAARIEADAFCHSMVRALVGSVVAVGHGRLTRGELVDLRDARERTSRFTVMPAHGLSLEEIGYPEDAELAARAEQTRARRDPLDD, translated from the coding sequence ATGATCCGGCTGCGCCTCGACATCGCCTACGACGGGACCGACTTCTCGGGCTGGGCGACCCAGCCCGGCCTGCGGACCGTGCAGGGCGAGATCGAGGCGGCGCTCGCGACACTGCTGCGTACCGCCGAAGGCGAGCTCCGGCTCACCGTCGGCGGGCGAACCGACGCTGGCGTGCACGCCAGGGGACAGGTTGCCCACCTCGACGTGACGCCGGAGCAGTTCGCGAAGTGGGGCGCATCGCAGCGGCGGGGGACCACCGCGCCCGCCGGTGCAGTGGCCGACGGCGCTGCGGCCGGCGATCCTGATCGCGCGGCCGCTCCCCAGCATCCCGACAAGGAAGCCGCTCGCCTCATGACGCGACGCCTGAACGGTGTGCTGCAGCGCGGGGCAAGCGACATCGCGATCCACGCGGTCGCGCCCGCGCCCGCGGGATTCGACGCCCGGTTCTCAGCGCTCAGGCGTCGATACGAGTACCGCCTGCGGCCGGAGAACGCCCGCCGCGACCCGCTCACCGCCAGGTTCACCGCCGACGTCCCGCGCGTGCTCGACCTCGCGACGATGCAGCGCGTCTCCGAAGACCTGCTCGGCCTCCAAGACTTCACCACCTTCTGCAAGGCGCGCGAGGGGGCGACGGCCGTTCGCGAACTCCTCGCGTTCGCCTGGCGCGAGACCGAGGACGGCGCGTACGCCGCCCGGATTGAAGCAGACGCGTTCTGCCACTCCATGGTGCGGGCGCTCGTCGGGTCGGTCGTCGCCGTCGGCCACGGCCGGCTCACCCGTGGAGAGCTCGTCGATCTCCGCGACGCGCGAGAGCGCACCAGCCGGTTCACTGTCATGCCAGCACATGGCCTCTCGCTCGAAGAAATCGGCTACCCGGAAGACGCTGAGCTTGCGGCCCGAGCCGAGCAGACGCGGGCGCGCCGCGACCCGCTCGATGACTGA
- the rplM gene encoding 50S ribosomal protein L13 has translation MTRTYSPKAADQKHDWIVIDATDVVLGRLASHAAALLRGKHKTTFAPHMDMGDYVIIVNADKVVLTGNKAAQKKAYRHSGYPGGLRSVSYTELLTKNPERAVEKAIRGMLPKNSLGADLFRKLKVYAGPEHPHAAQQPTPYTFGQVAQ, from the coding sequence GTGACTCGCACATACTCGCCGAAGGCAGCTGACCAGAAGCACGACTGGATCGTCATCGACGCAACAGACGTGGTTCTCGGCCGCCTCGCATCCCACGCCGCAGCTCTGCTCCGCGGCAAGCACAAGACTACCTTCGCACCGCACATGGACATGGGTGACTACGTCATCATCGTCAACGCGGACAAGGTTGTGCTGACCGGCAACAAGGCAGCACAGAAGAAGGCATACCGCCACTCGGGCTACCCGGGCGGCCTCCGTTCGGTGAGCTACACCGAGCTCCTCACGAAGAACCCCGAGCGCGCAGTCGAGAAGGCCATCCGTGGCATGCTCCCGAAGAACTCGCTCGGTGCAGACCTGTTCCGCAAGCTGAAGGTGTACGCGGGCCCGGAGCACCCCCACGCTGCACAGCAGCCGACCCCCTACACCTTTGGCCAGGTTGCGCAGTAA